In Halovulum dunhuangense, one genomic interval encodes:
- the lexA gene encoding transcriptional repressor LexA: protein MLTKKQLDLLKFIHRRIQRDGVPPSFDEMKEALDLRSKSGIHRLITALEERGFVRRLAHRARAIEIVKLPDGVAEDNVTPLHGRERAAPPAGVDYAVAVDLPVMGRIAAGTPIAAIEQVSHHVAVPGSMVSGQARHFALEVKGDSMIDAGINNGDIVVIREQSSAENGDIVVALVEGQEATLKRLRRKGNAIALEAANPAYETRLYGAEQVKVQGKLVGLIRSY, encoded by the coding sequence ATGTTGACGAAGAAACAGCTCGACTTGCTGAAGTTCATCCACCGCCGGATCCAGCGCGACGGTGTGCCGCCCTCTTTCGACGAGATGAAGGAGGCGCTGGACCTCCGCTCGAAATCAGGCATCCACCGGCTCATCACCGCGCTGGAGGAACGGGGCTTCGTCCGCCGCCTCGCGCACCGCGCCCGCGCCATCGAAATCGTGAAGCTGCCCGATGGGGTGGCCGAGGATAACGTCACGCCGCTGCACGGCCGCGAACGTGCCGCGCCGCCCGCGGGCGTGGACTACGCGGTCGCGGTGGACCTGCCGGTGATGGGCCGCATCGCCGCCGGTACCCCGATCGCGGCCATCGAACAGGTGTCGCACCACGTCGCGGTCCCGGGCAGCATGGTTTCCGGCCAGGCCCGGCATTTCGCGCTGGAGGTCAAGGGCGACTCGATGATCGACGCGGGCATCAACAATGGCGACATCGTCGTGATCCGCGAACAGTCCAGCGCCGAGAACGGCGATATCGTGGTGGCGCTGGTCGAGGGCCAGGAAGCAACGTTGAAGCGCCTGCGCCGCAAGGGCAACGCCATCGCGCTCGAGGCCGCCAACCCCGCCTACGAGACGCGGCTCTACGGGGCCGAGCAGGTCAAGGTGCAGGGCAAGCTGGTCGGGCTGATCCGCAGCTACTGA
- a CDS encoding ComEC/Rec2 family competence protein, which yields MRLSAGIEAQRGTLLLWAPAAMAVGICVYFALKSEPGLGHSLTLGGSGAVLLGLHLWRRRGSALALAGLACLGFALADAQTARMQAPVLERITFGAVMGRVVGLDRSEQNRIRVRLDQVWIEGLAPEKTPHRVRIVLARPPDPGTLAPGNRIMLRARLTPPLPPVEPRGFDFRRHAWFDGLGAIGSSAEPVVLAEPPTAPPAALWLFSLRMQLSDAIRARMPAHSGGFAAAILFGDRSGVDPADLVDLRVSNLAHLLAISGLHMGLLTGAMFVALRLALAAVPGVALCLPAKKIAALGAMAAGAGYLALSGASVATQRAFIMAAVVFCAVLADRPALTLRAVALAGLILLVIDPFAVMGAGFQMSFAATIALIATYGALQSWAPWRRMDARGGRVLRFALGLALTSLVAGLATAPFSAFHFHQMSRYGLIANILAVPAMGFVVMPSALIAALLWPFGLEGVALWLMQLGIDHILAVAGWAASLPAPLWLVPAGPGWALGLIALGGYALATLRGPPRLAGLPVAALAIAFWAATPRPDVMVDPDGALVGVRGAEGLALNRARGAGFAARVWLENDGDAADQRAAAARTDGAGGEAVEWRLPDGRRVLWLKSAPEGGSACVGVSLVIAPGAGPDRASAVPAGCSLIDAETLRREGAHAFRLDRWGSPLTTRMVSGQRPWTVAQ from the coding sequence GTGCGGCTGAGCGCAGGCATCGAGGCGCAGCGCGGCACGCTCCTGCTCTGGGCGCCCGCGGCGATGGCCGTGGGGATCTGCGTCTATTTCGCGCTGAAGTCGGAACCCGGCCTCGGGCATTCGCTGACCTTGGGCGGGTCGGGCGCGGTCCTGCTCGGCCTGCACCTGTGGCGGCGGCGCGGGTCGGCGCTTGCGCTTGCCGGCCTGGCCTGCCTTGGCTTTGCGCTGGCCGATGCGCAGACCGCGCGGATGCAGGCGCCGGTGCTGGAACGGATCACCTTCGGCGCGGTCATGGGCCGGGTCGTGGGCCTCGACCGGTCCGAGCAGAACCGCATCCGCGTGCGGCTCGACCAGGTGTGGATCGAGGGGCTGGCCCCCGAGAAGACCCCGCACCGCGTGCGCATCGTGCTGGCCCGCCCGCCCGATCCCGGGACGCTTGCGCCGGGCAACCGGATCATGCTGCGCGCCCGCCTGACCCCGCCGCTGCCACCGGTCGAGCCGCGCGGCTTCGACTTCCGCCGCCACGCCTGGTTCGACGGGCTGGGCGCGATCGGATCCTCGGCCGAGCCCGTTGTGCTGGCGGAGCCGCCCACGGCCCCGCCCGCCGCGCTGTGGCTGTTTTCGCTGCGGATGCAGTTGTCCGATGCCATCCGCGCGCGGATGCCGGCCCACTCTGGGGGCTTTGCCGCGGCGATCCTGTTCGGGGACCGCTCAGGCGTGGACCCGGCCGACCTGGTCGATCTGCGCGTGTCGAACCTTGCACATCTGCTGGCAATCTCGGGGCTGCACATGGGGCTGCTGACGGGGGCGATGTTCGTCGCGCTGCGTCTTGCGCTGGCGGCGGTGCCGGGCGTGGCGCTGTGCCTGCCCGCGAAGAAGATCGCGGCGCTTGGCGCGATGGCGGCGGGGGCGGGGTATCTTGCGCTTTCGGGCGCGAGCGTCGCCACGCAGCGCGCCTTCATCATGGCCGCCGTCGTCTTCTGTGCCGTGCTTGCCGACCGCCCCGCGCTGACCCTGAGGGCGGTGGCGCTGGCGGGGCTGATCCTGCTGGTGATCGACCCCTTCGCGGTGATGGGGGCGGGGTTCCAGATGTCGTTCGCCGCCACGATCGCGCTGATCGCGACCTATGGCGCCCTGCAATCCTGGGCGCCCTGGCGGCGGATGGATGCGCGGGGCGGGCGCGTCCTGCGCTTTGCGCTGGGGCTTGCGCTGACCTCGCTGGTGGCGGGGCTCGCGACCGCGCCCTTCTCGGCCTTTCACTTTCACCAGATGTCGCGCTACGGGCTGATCGCGAACATCCTCGCGGTGCCCGCGATGGGGTTCGTCGTCATGCCCTCGGCGCTGATCGCGGCTCTTCTCTGGCCGTTCGGTCTGGAGGGGGTGGCGTTGTGGCTGATGCAACTCGGCATCGACCACATTCTGGCCGTGGCCGGCTGGGCCGCATCGCTTCCTGCGCCGCTGTGGCTGGTCCCGGCGGGGCCCGGCTGGGCGCTGGGGCTGATCGCGCTTGGCGGTTATGCGCTGGCAACACTTCGGGGACCGCCCCGACTGGCGGGGCTGCCGGTCGCAGCCCTTGCCATCGCGTTCTGGGCCGCCACGCCGCGCCCCGATGTCATGGTCGATCCCGACGGCGCGCTCGTGGGCGTGCGCGGGGCCGAGGGGCTTGCCCTGAACCGCGCCCGCGGCGCGGGCTTTGCCGCGCGCGTCTGGCTTGAAAATGATGGCGATGCGGCCGACCAGCGTGCGGCGGCGGCCCGCACAGATGGCGCGGGGGGCGAGGCGGTCGAATGGCGGCTGCCCGACGGCCGGCGCGTCCTGTGGCTGAAGTCGGCACCCGAAGGCGGATCGGCCTGCGTGGGCGTGTCCCTTGTCATCGCCCCCGGCGCAGGGCCGGACAGGGCGTCCGCGGTCCCGGCCGGCTGTTCGCTGATCGATGCCGAAACGCTGCGCCGCGAGGGTGCGCATGCCTTCCGTCTCGATCGCTGGGGAAGCCCGCTCACCACGCGGATGGTCAGCGGGCAGCGGCCCTGGACGGTCGCTCAGTAG